In Allomuricauda ruestringensis DSM 13258, the following proteins share a genomic window:
- a CDS encoding dipeptidase — MKDIHNYISTNKDRFINELIDLLKIPSISADKAYSQDVLEAAKAVKKSLDEAGCENTEICETNGYPVVYGDKIIDPNLPTVLVYGHYDVQPPDPMNLWDSPPFEPVIKKTELHPDGAIFARGACDDKGQFFMHVKAVEFMIKNNTLPCNVKFMIEGEEEVGSDNLEDFLKENGEKFKNDIILISDTGMISNDTPSITTGLRGLSYVEVEVTGANRDLHSGIYGGAAPNPINALAKMIAALHDENNHITIPGFYDKVEIISDEERAEMAKAPFDLEAYKKSLDIGDVHGEKGYSTGERFGIRPTLDVNGIWGGYTGEGAKTVIASKAYAKISMRLVPNQDWHEITNLFTKHFKSLAPKSVKVKVTPHHGGQAYVTPIDSIGYQAASKAMETTFGKTPVPQRTGGSIPIVALFENVFDSKTILLGFGLDSDAIHSPNEHFGVWNFLKGIETIPYFYKYYTEMKA, encoded by the coding sequence ATGAAAGACATACATAATTACATCAGTACCAACAAGGACAGATTTATCAACGAGTTGATCGACCTCTTAAAAATCCCCTCCATTAGTGCCGATAAAGCATATTCCCAAGATGTTTTGGAAGCGGCAAAAGCCGTGAAAAAGTCATTGGACGAAGCAGGTTGCGAAAACACCGAAATTTGCGAAACCAATGGCTATCCCGTGGTGTATGGTGACAAAATCATAGACCCAAACCTGCCAACGGTATTGGTTTACGGCCATTACGATGTGCAACCCCCAGATCCCATGAACTTGTGGGACTCTCCACCTTTTGAACCTGTGATCAAGAAAACAGAATTACATCCCGATGGTGCCATATTTGCCCGCGGGGCCTGTGATGACAAAGGCCAGTTTTTTATGCACGTAAAGGCGGTGGAGTTTATGATCAAAAACAATACTTTGCCCTGCAACGTAAAGTTCATGATTGAAGGTGAGGAAGAAGTAGGCAGTGATAATTTGGAAGATTTCCTAAAGGAAAACGGTGAAAAATTCAAAAACGATATCATCCTGATCTCCGATACAGGAATGATTTCCAACGATACTCCATCCATAACAACAGGCCTACGCGGACTTAGTTATGTGGAAGTGGAAGTGACCGGAGCGAACAGGGACTTGCATTCGGGAATTTACGGTGGTGCCGCTCCGAACCCCATCAATGCTTTGGCAAAAATGATTGCCGCTTTGCACGATGAAAACAACCACATCACCATACCCGGTTTTTATGACAAGGTTGAGATCATATCCGATGAAGAGCGGGCAGAAATGGCCAAAGCCCCATTTGATTTGGAAGCTTATAAAAAATCCTTGGATATTGGTGATGTACATGGTGAAAAGGGATATTCCACAGGCGAACGTTTTGGAATACGACCAACCTTGGATGTGAACGGTATTTGGGGCGGTTACACAGGCGAAGGTGCAAAAACCGTAATTGCCAGTAAAGCCTACGCCAAAATTTCCATGCGATTGGTGCCCAATCAAGATTGGCACGAGATCACCAATCTGTTCACCAAGCATTTCAAATCCCTAGCGCCTAAGAGCGTAAAAGTAAAGGTTACACCACATCATGGAGGTCAGGCTTATGTTACCCCAATTGATAGTATTGGCTACCAAGCTGCTTCCAAGGCCATGGAAACAACCTTTGGAAAAACTCCTGTGCCACAACGAACCGGGGGAAGTATTCCGATCGTGGCCCTTTTTGAGAACGTTTTTGATAGCAAAACCATTCTGTTAGGCTTCGGCTTGGACAGCGATGCCATTCACTCCCCTAACGAACATTTTGGGGTTTGGAACTTTTTAAAGGGCATTGAGACCATCCCTTACTTTTATAAATATTATACGGAGATGAAGGCTTAA
- a CDS encoding helix-turn-helix transcriptional regulator, whose protein sequence is MSNSKHAHLRYNILDECFRKRSYSFDELLDVVNNKLETLLNENISIRTLREDLKIFRDKKNGFGAPLPEKARILKYSDPNFSISNKPLLEYEQYLIDAAQQLLERFENHPKYDKLAEALIKFQDEEYQQESQSAQILFYDHNDEYKGINFLKPMYFAIKKKQVLGIKFHGFMADSFENFEFHPHILKQYNRRWFVYGLNKTKNVSNWSIPLDDRLVDFEILDDKKYIESNTDWDAYFRTMVGIRRQQDQVPQKVVLRFYNGREDYFKTKPFIPDYDEFFEEEKEDQVWFESIINLELVQQLLSFGQDVEVLEPKELKEQIRLHSKTMNKYYSH, encoded by the coding sequence ATGTCCAATAGCAAACATGCCCATTTACGATACAATATATTAGATGAATGCTTCCGTAAAAGGTCATATAGTTTTGATGAACTTCTGGATGTAGTGAATAATAAATTAGAAACTCTTTTGAATGAAAATATTTCTATTCGAACCTTAAGAGAAGATTTAAAGATTTTCAGAGACAAAAAAAATGGTTTTGGTGCACCCTTGCCAGAAAAGGCTCGAATACTTAAATATTCCGATCCTAATTTCTCTATTTCAAATAAACCTCTATTAGAGTACGAACAATATTTAATAGATGCAGCTCAACAGTTGTTAGAGCGATTTGAGAATCATCCCAAGTATGATAAATTAGCTGAGGCCTTAATAAAGTTTCAAGATGAGGAATACCAGCAAGAAAGTCAGTCAGCGCAAATATTATTTTATGACCATAATGATGAATATAAAGGAATAAACTTTTTAAAGCCAATGTATTTTGCTATTAAAAAGAAACAAGTGCTTGGAATCAAATTTCATGGGTTCATGGCGGATTCTTTTGAAAATTTTGAATTTCATCCACATATTTTAAAACAGTATAATAGGAGATGGTTTGTTTATGGATTAAATAAAACAAAGAATGTTTCAAATTGGAGTATCCCATTGGATGACAGACTAGTTGATTTTGAAATCTTGGATGATAAAAAGTATATTGAATCCAATACTGATTGGGACGCTTATTTTAGAACCATGGTCGGTATTAGAAGGCAACAAGATCAAGTACCTCAAAAAGTTGTTCTGCGTTTCTATAATGGAAGAGAAGATTATTTTAAGACAAAACCATTTATACCGGATTATGATGAATTTTTTGAAGAAGAGAAAGAGGATCAGGTTTGGTTTGAATCAATAATAAACCTAGAACTGGTCCAACAATTATTATCGTTTGGGCAAGATGTTGAAGTTTTGGAACCAAAGGAATTAAAAGAACAAATAAGATTGCATTCTAAAACAATGAACAAATATTATTCGCATTAA
- a CDS encoding N-6 DNA methylase gives MNKSDYSRKELIGRIGNHIWQCASVIRNTRSNTNLYLLLYILSAYKDGVLNFSPRNYSDWSFNLKNEDENLFYRDIQKIFHPLFESLHERQIEEILHIINGIDLEQLIDNFKEVFEFVLNKIIDFDRKYSNVSINPEEISKLIIGLADLPKFSNVYNPFAGFASFGVYLEEGHMYYGQEINPNTWAIGQLRLKAHLNCFTHRYSLADSIENWNDFQDFDLIVASPPMRLQLKKHQSHNSIYTNHRTIEGFLVEKGMETLRYSNNGQLIVVFPLSFLFSGGAEGKLKKRLVDKNLIDTIITLPSGLLSNTVIPICVIVFKNHIKRPGFVKMIDGSSFYYKDNPKTKTLKYKDLLMLIKDDVETEFLRYVSIKEIYENDFDLSVSRYFLEDLVGSKLTSFAQIIRGTRAPMNESFKQVQIRDLKDDVFDSVLRSIELDSKIVKRGTFRIISESCLLIANKWNTLKPTYFKFTGESIAISQNITALKLNEDIVHPIYLINEFSSEYVENQVDSYRVGSVQPMLRTKDLKNIVFRIPDMKEQVAKVSGIIELSERLKKIESEKESLLTGIKKVETESSTSLSHILGKPLLSIGSSLEIIKNALTKIDPKWEKHYLSQSREFTLSDAFESISKNVKYIQELADRNTSMVSVSNFELEPIHFLKFLSSFVKDEKKSLKTNISLELDIHEDIKNQMSNQVIINGNIQKLRILLLNLLDNAKNHAFNENDIAHKINIEILPFTGNAKEASILNYDIDDKKSYVEVRVSNTGKSFPKDFKLEDYVRKNFAAGSTGNNGLGGYEVNEILKTLNSGKNALNIISNIPDSEYCTVVSFILPII, from the coding sequence ATGAATAAGAGTGATTATTCAAGAAAAGAATTAATAGGTCGGATTGGAAACCACATTTGGCAGTGTGCAAGTGTGATAAGAAATACACGTTCTAACACGAACCTATATTTGTTACTTTATATTTTATCTGCTTATAAGGATGGTGTGCTTAATTTTTCGCCTAGAAATTATTCCGATTGGAGCTTCAACCTTAAAAATGAAGATGAAAATTTATTTTATAGAGATATACAGAAAATATTTCACCCATTATTTGAAAGTCTTCATGAAAGGCAGATAGAAGAAATACTTCACATAATAAATGGTATTGACCTCGAACAACTAATTGACAATTTCAAAGAAGTCTTTGAATTTGTTTTAAATAAAATAATTGATTTTGATAGAAAATATTCCAATGTATCCATTAATCCAGAGGAAATAAGTAAACTCATTATTGGGTTGGCTGATTTACCTAAGTTTTCAAATGTATACAACCCCTTTGCTGGTTTTGCTTCATTTGGAGTTTATCTTGAAGAGGGTCATATGTATTACGGTCAAGAAATTAATCCAAATACTTGGGCGATTGGACAGCTTAGGTTAAAAGCCCACTTGAATTGCTTCACACATAGGTATTCTCTTGCAGACTCTATAGAAAATTGGAATGACTTTCAAGATTTTGATTTAATAGTTGCCAGTCCGCCAATGAGGTTACAGCTAAAGAAGCACCAGTCTCATAATTCCATTTATACTAACCATAGAACTATTGAAGGTTTCCTTGTAGAAAAAGGAATGGAGACATTAAGGTATAGCAATAATGGTCAATTGATTGTTGTTTTCCCATTATCATTTCTTTTTAGTGGAGGTGCAGAGGGTAAACTTAAAAAACGTCTTGTTGATAAAAATTTAATTGATACAATTATAACTTTACCCTCCGGGCTCTTGTCTAATACAGTTATTCCTATTTGTGTCATCGTATTCAAAAACCATATTAAAAGACCTGGTTTTGTTAAAATGATAGATGGTTCAAGCTTTTATTATAAGGATAATCCAAAAACCAAAACTTTAAAGTACAAAGACCTTTTAATGCTCATTAAAGACGATGTAGAAACCGAATTTCTTAGATATGTTAGCATTAAAGAAATTTATGAAAATGATTTTGATCTTTCTGTTAGTAGGTATTTCTTAGAAGATCTTGTAGGTTCTAAATTAACATCTTTTGCGCAAATAATAAGAGGAACAAGGGCTCCTATGAATGAGTCATTTAAACAAGTTCAGATACGTGATTTAAAAGATGATGTATTTGACAGTGTATTGAGAAGTATTGAATTGGATTCAAAAATCGTTAAACGCGGTACATTTAGAATCATAAGCGAATCATGTCTGCTGATTGCAAACAAATGGAATACTCTTAAACCAACCTATTTCAAGTTTACCGGAGAGTCAATTGCGATTTCCCAGAATATCACAGCTTTAAAATTAAATGAAGATATTGTTCATCCTATTTATTTAATAAATGAGTTTTCATCTGAATACGTAGAAAATCAAGTCGACAGCTATAGAGTTGGTTCGGTACAACCAATGCTACGAACAAAAGATTTAAAAAATATTGTGTTCAGAATACCTGATATGAAAGAACAAGTTGCTAAAGTTAGCGGCATAATCGAGCTTTCAGAGAGATTGAAAAAAATTGAGTCAGAGAAAGAATCTTTGTTGACTGGAATCAAAAAAGTGGAAACAGAAAGCTCAACTTCTTTGAGTCATATTTTAGGTAAACCATTACTTAGTATCGGGTCATCTTTGGAAATTATTAAGAATGCACTTACTAAGATTGACCCTAAATGGGAGAAACACTACTTATCTCAAAGTAGGGAATTTACATTGTCCGATGCTTTTGAATCCATTTCCAAAAACGTAAAGTATATCCAAGAACTTGCAGATAGAAATACTTCAATGGTAAGTGTTTCAAATTTTGAACTCGAACCAATACATTTTCTGAAATTCCTATCTTCCTTTGTTAAGGACGAAAAGAAAAGTTTAAAAACCAATATTAGTCTTGAACTAGACATTCATGAAGACATTAAGAATCAAATGTCGAATCAAGTAATAATAAATGGGAATATACAGAAACTAAGAATATTGCTATTGAATTTACTCGATAATGCTAAAAACCATGCATTCAATGAAAATGATATTGCACATAAAATCAATATTGAGATTTTACCATTTACAGGTAATGCAAAAGAAGCTTCAATTCTAAATTATGATATTGATGATAAAAAGTCTTATGTGGAAGTTCGTGTTTCAAACACAGGGAAGTCTTTTCCTAAGGACTTTAAACTTGAAGATTATGTCCGAAAAAACTTTGCTGCTGGAAGCACGGGTAATAATGGATTAGGCGGATATGAAGTTAATGAGATACTTAAAACCTTAAATTCAGGTAAAAACGCCTTAAATATAATTTCAAATATTCCGGATTCTGAATATTGTACGGTTGTATCTTTCATCCTTCCAATAATTTAA
- a CDS encoding DUF2130 domain-containing protein encodes MSKNAEVKCPNCKEVFKVDDSVYTDIVKQVRDQQFQDEIVKRLEIAEKEKQSAIELTESKIKGEYQELLAQKNQEISDLKLKSKEELVLEVTKKEDKIRDLQSQLENAETQKKLEVSEALKSIEKERDQLKNDLKLKDSEKENLEKSLQADFKRELESKEQIIKYRDEEIERLKDYKQKLSTKMLGETLEQHCEIEFNKLRATAFQSAYFEKDNDASAGSKGDYIFKETDHDGNEIVSIMFEMKNENDQTSTKKKNEDFFAKLDKDRNDKGCEYAVLVSLLEADNEFYNTGIVDVSYKYEKMYVIRPQFFIPMITLLRNAGMKSLAYKAELNTVRNQNIDITNFEEKIETFKTGFARNYDLAKRQFGEAIKEIDKSISHLNKIKDALTSSERNLRLANDKAEELTIKKLTYNNPTMKQKFDNLNNQ; translated from the coding sequence ATGAGCAAAAACGCAGAAGTTAAGTGCCCAAATTGTAAAGAAGTGTTTAAGGTTGATGATTCTGTATATACGGATATTGTTAAGCAAGTACGAGACCAACAATTTCAGGATGAAATAGTGAAGCGGTTAGAAATAGCAGAAAAGGAAAAGCAGTCTGCTATTGAATTAACAGAGTCTAAAATTAAAGGTGAATACCAAGAATTGTTGGCTCAGAAAAATCAAGAAATTAGTGACCTAAAGCTAAAAAGCAAGGAAGAACTAGTTTTAGAAGTAACTAAAAAGGAGGATAAGATCAGAGATTTACAATCTCAATTGGAGAATGCCGAAACCCAGAAAAAATTGGAGGTCTCTGAAGCGCTGAAATCTATTGAAAAAGAACGGGATCAACTCAAAAATGATTTAAAACTTAAAGATTCCGAAAAGGAAAATCTGGAAAAATCACTTCAAGCAGATTTTAAAAGAGAGCTTGAGTCAAAAGAACAGATTATTAAATATCGTGACGAAGAAATAGAGCGTTTAAAAGATTATAAGCAAAAACTTTCCACAAAGATGTTGGGTGAAACACTGGAACAGCATTGCGAAATTGAGTTTAACAAACTTAGAGCTACAGCTTTTCAAAGCGCATACTTCGAAAAAGATAATGATGCTTCTGCTGGGTCAAAAGGGGATTACATTTTTAAAGAAACTGACCATGATGGCAATGAAATTGTGTCCATTATGTTTGAAATGAAAAATGAAAATGATCAGACATCCACTAAAAAAAAGAACGAAGATTTTTTTGCGAAACTGGATAAGGACAGAAATGATAAAGGATGTGAATATGCTGTACTAGTTTCTTTATTGGAGGCAGACAATGAGTTTTATAATACAGGTATCGTTGATGTCTCCTATAAATATGAAAAAATGTACGTTATTCGTCCTCAGTTTTTCATTCCAATGATTACCCTATTACGAAATGCCGGAATGAAGTCCCTAGCGTATAAAGCGGAATTGAATACCGTTAGAAACCAAAATATTGACATTACCAATTTTGAAGAAAAAATTGAAACTTTCAAAACAGGTTTTGCAAGAAATTACGATTTAGCCAAAAGACAATTTGGAGAAGCTATAAAAGAGATTGATAAAAGTATATCGCATCTAAATAAAATTAAAGATGCACTCACTTCATCTGAGAGAAACTTACGTTTGGCTAATGATAAAGCGGAGGAATTGACCATTAAAAAACTCACCTATAACAACCCAACGATGAAACAAAAATTCGACAACTTAAACAACCAGTAG
- a CDS encoding type I restriction-modification system subunit M: MITGEIKSQIDQIWNTFWSGGVTNTITIVEQLTYLIFIKDLDETETRNERMAKRLSKTYTPIFGPNQQDFRWKNLKEMDVTQRHAIFNNSVDGIFPFIRSLGGEKSLFSTYMKDASFGINKASTLDQVMEKLERLDMSNQDIKGDIYEYLLSKLEGGGTAGQFRTPRHIIKLMVEMMQPSLDDVICDPSTGTAGFLVAAKEYIDKHYRITDLDKHSEHINKRMFNGTEFDATMLRIASMNLFLHGVEEPNIVDVDAVSKDNTVSDAYTLILANPPFKGTIDKESIAPSLSNVTKTTKTELLFLALMLRQLKKGGRAAVIVPDGVLFGSGKAFKSIRSEIVKNHKLDGVISLPSGVFQPYSGVSTAILLFTKTDNGGTDMVWFYDMKADGKSLDQKRNLIVDESIFNEFAFAKDLTPEKLAQLAQAHDNFNLPQVLDHYRYLKSDYFGKMHDSNGGLLNVKDIPGNLGSDNFLDGTCSHNFSDRSSQSFLVQVKEIDDNDWDLSINRYKKIVYEEVDYDLPEVILERIKKLNSERSEILKQLSKIN; encoded by the coding sequence ATGATAACCGGAGAAATAAAATCCCAAATAGACCAAATATGGAACACCTTCTGGTCAGGTGGCGTTACTAATACAATTACAATAGTAGAGCAGTTAACCTATTTGATTTTCATTAAGGATTTAGACGAAACTGAAACGCGAAATGAGCGTATGGCAAAACGTTTAAGCAAAACGTACACACCCATTTTTGGTCCTAACCAACAGGATTTCCGTTGGAAAAATCTAAAAGAAATGGATGTGACTCAACGCCATGCAATTTTCAATAATTCGGTGGATGGTATTTTTCCGTTCATTAGAAGTTTGGGTGGCGAAAAAAGCTTGTTCAGTACATATATGAAAGATGCTTCTTTCGGTATTAATAAAGCCAGTACGTTAGACCAGGTTATGGAAAAGTTAGAACGTTTGGATATGTCGAATCAGGACATAAAAGGAGATATTTATGAGTACTTATTGTCTAAGTTGGAAGGTGGTGGAACAGCCGGACAATTTCGTACACCTCGCCACATTATCAAACTTATGGTAGAAATGATGCAACCATCTCTTGATGACGTTATATGTGATCCATCTACCGGTACTGCTGGCTTTCTGGTGGCTGCTAAAGAATACATAGATAAGCATTACAGAATAACTGATTTAGACAAACATAGTGAGCATATAAATAAGCGTATGTTTAATGGTACCGAGTTTGATGCTACTATGCTGCGTATTGCTAGTATGAATCTTTTTTTACATGGCGTTGAAGAGCCTAATATTGTTGATGTAGATGCTGTAAGTAAAGATAATACGGTTAGTGATGCCTATACCCTTATTTTGGCCAATCCACCCTTTAAAGGGACAATAGATAAAGAAAGTATCGCGCCAAGTTTGAGTAATGTGACTAAAACAACGAAAACAGAGTTACTCTTTTTAGCTTTGATGTTACGCCAACTTAAAAAAGGTGGTCGTGCTGCGGTTATTGTACCAGATGGCGTGCTTTTTGGTAGCGGTAAAGCCTTTAAAAGTATCCGTAGTGAAATTGTAAAGAATCATAAATTAGATGGTGTGATTTCCTTGCCCAGTGGTGTGTTTCAACCTTATTCTGGGGTAAGTACTGCAATCTTACTATTTACCAAAACTGACAATGGAGGTACCGATATGGTGTGGTTTTACGATATGAAAGCTGATGGAAAAAGCCTAGATCAAAAACGTAACCTTATTGTAGACGAAAGCATTTTTAACGAGTTTGCATTTGCCAAAGACTTAACACCCGAAAAATTAGCACAACTAGCACAAGCTCACGATAACTTTAATCTACCACAGGTTCTCGACCATTACCGCTATTTAAAAAGCGATTACTTTGGTAAAATGCACGATAGTAACGGCGGTCTTTTAAATGTGAAAGACATTCCGGGAAACCTTGGCTCCGACAATTTTTTGGATGGTACATGCTCGCATAATTTTTCTGATCGCTCAAGTCAAAGTTTCTTGGTCCAGGTTAAAGAAATAGATGATAATGATTGGGATTTATCAATAAATCGATACAAAAAAATTGTTTATGAAGAAGTAGATTATGATTTGCCTGAAGTGATTTTAGAAAGAATTAAAAAACTAAACAGCGAGAGAAGTGAAATATTAAAACAACTTTCTAAAATTAATTAA
- a CDS encoding restriction endonuclease subunit S, which translates to MKLENCVDILSGYAFKSKLFNTEGIGIPIIRIRDITSNSVSTYYDGDYKDEYLISNGDLLIGMDGAFNLIEWQGGKAILNQRVCKITPREDKVDKDFVKYLVPKSLKHIEDKTPFVTVKHLSVKKIREIELPKLTLKMQKRIAQILDDAATLHDKTRQLLSEYDQLAQSIFLDMFGDPVINPIGWETKTIEELVLPVKGSIKRGPFGGALKKEIFVEEGYLVYEQYHALNNDFNFERYYITEKDFKRLESFEVKPGDIIISCSGVYLGKLAIVPNNAKKGIINQALLKLTLDENKMSKEFFVFHFTQENFRNKYFGADRGAGIPNFPPMKSFKQFPFIYPPINLQNQFMDKLILIEQQKALAKQELKETEDLFNCLLQKAFKGQLV; encoded by the coding sequence ATGAAATTAGAAAATTGTGTTGATATACTTTCTGGATATGCTTTTAAATCCAAACTATTCAATACTGAGGGTATAGGTATCCCTATAATTCGAATTAGAGACATTACTTCTAATAGCGTTTCAACTTATTATGATGGAGATTACAAAGATGAGTATTTAATCTCTAATGGAGACTTGTTAATTGGAATGGATGGAGCATTCAATTTAATAGAGTGGCAAGGAGGAAAAGCTATTCTTAATCAACGAGTTTGCAAAATTACTCCTAGAGAAGATAAAGTGGATAAAGACTTTGTAAAATATTTAGTTCCAAAATCTTTAAAACACATTGAGGACAAAACACCTTTTGTTACGGTTAAGCATCTTTCTGTTAAGAAAATTAGAGAAATAGAATTACCTAAATTGACTCTAAAAATGCAAAAGCGTATTGCTCAAATATTAGATGATGCCGCAACTTTACATGATAAAACCCGACAACTATTATCAGAGTATGATCAACTTGCACAATCTATTTTTCTGGATATGTTTGGAGATCCAGTGATTAATCCTATAGGTTGGGAAACAAAAACCATAGAAGAGCTTGTCTTGCCAGTTAAAGGGTCAATTAAGCGCGGCCCATTCGGTGGAGCATTGAAAAAAGAAATTTTTGTTGAAGAAGGTTATCTGGTATATGAGCAATATCATGCTCTAAACAATGACTTTAATTTTGAGAGATATTATATAACCGAAAAGGATTTTAAAAGATTGGAGTCTTTTGAAGTTAAGCCGGGAGATATAATTATAAGTTGTTCAGGTGTGTATTTAGGTAAACTGGCAATTGTTCCAAATAATGCTAAAAAAGGTATTATTAACCAGGCGTTGTTAAAATTGACATTGGACGAAAATAAGATGTCAAAGGAATTTTTTGTTTTTCATTTTACCCAGGAAAATTTTCGAAATAAGTATTTTGGGGCAGATAGAGGTGCAGGAATACCAAATTTTCCGCCGATGAAAAGCTTTAAACAGTTTCCTTTTATTTATCCACCTATTAATTTACAAAATCAGTTTATGGACAAGTTAATTTTAATAGAGCAACAAAAGGCACTTGCAAAACAAGAGCTAAAGGAAACTGAAGATTTATTTAATTGTCTATTACAAAAAGCATTTAAAGGACAGTTGGTTTGA
- a CDS encoding DUF3825 domain-containing protein, which yields MTGKIKFYNNQKGYGWLYTEKPEEECFFHISNVEGELQDLISCNKYEDEPLTFVTKPSTTHTDRMVAENIRLDLSKRNVGFVDEYDKGYGRIICANTDKNFFFHHSKLVGSENRYIRVSKGDPVIFTGSENDKGLEALEVVVVDNRSSLEKFAEFDNFYESLSQLKVVAQEEDWDYIKNRTGYDPVLYSYINHTFNRIESQDKLVLGKSSVGKEYAIFNTGLATKFQDDVYAYFQKLDVIDSDRKWKIKEPQYRFLEFNTDQSHFRKYLPKSPEIATYFSEAEITELIYDYSLNGGEIIIDREHIISRRSRFPSEIRELNDEKFLDTIKKGIELALRRIKRNYKTAIPHYYDGKIQFLMPLCLVSKSEADLALVVNKEEYVYKAHTVLTLDQAYNNARLLAKPDREWLNP from the coding sequence ATGACGGGCAAAATTAAATTTTATAATAACCAAAAGGGTTATGGCTGGCTTTACACCGAAAAGCCAGAAGAAGAGTGTTTTTTTCACATATCTAATGTAGAAGGCGAATTGCAAGATTTAATATCATGCAATAAATACGAAGATGAACCTTTAACTTTTGTAACTAAACCTTCGACTACACATACAGATAGAATGGTTGCTGAAAATATAAGGTTAGATCTTAGTAAAAGAAATGTAGGTTTTGTCGATGAATACGATAAAGGTTATGGTAGAATTATATGTGCTAACACAGATAAAAATTTCTTCTTTCACCACTCTAAATTAGTAGGGTCTGAAAATCGTTATATAAGAGTGAGTAAAGGTGACCCGGTCATTTTTACGGGTAGTGAAAATGATAAAGGGCTTGAAGCTCTAGAAGTAGTGGTAGTGGATAACAGGTCAAGTCTAGAAAAGTTTGCTGAATTTGATAATTTTTATGAATCTCTATCTCAATTAAAGGTAGTGGCTCAAGAAGAAGATTGGGATTACATTAAGAATAGAACAGGGTATGATCCTGTGCTTTATAGTTATATTAATCATACATTTAATAGAATAGAATCACAGGACAAGTTGGTCCTTGGTAAATCTTCTGTAGGAAAAGAATATGCAATATTTAACACAGGTTTGGCGACCAAGTTTCAAGATGATGTTTATGCATATTTTCAGAAGTTAGATGTTATAGATTCTGATAGAAAATGGAAAATAAAAGAACCGCAATATCGTTTTCTAGAATTCAATACAGATCAGTCCCATTTTCGTAAGTATCTACCTAAATCACCAGAAATCGCAACTTATTTTTCGGAAGCGGAAATAACAGAACTTATTTATGATTATTCGCTAAATGGTGGTGAAATAATTATTGATAGGGAACATATAATTTCTAGGAGAAGTAGATTTCCTTCGGAGATTAGAGAGCTTAACGATGAAAAGTTTTTAGATACTATTAAAAAAGGTATTGAATTAGCTCTAAGAAGAATAAAAAGAAATTATAAAACTGCAATCCCTCATTATTATGATGGTAAGATTCAGTTTTTGATGCCGTTATGCTTAGTTTCAAAGTCTGAGGCTGATTTAGCTCTAGTTGTAAATAAAGAAGAGTATGTATACAAGGCTCATACAGTGTTAACGCTGGATCAAGCTTATAATAATGCTCGTTTACTCGCTAAACCTGACAGAGAATGGTTAAATCCATAA
- a CDS encoding DUF1643 domain-containing protein yields MKAKFISLPENNPNFRYYLGKKGKNNLLVVALNPSTANVHKHDGTSDNIEKITAVNGFDGWLLFNLSPQRTQYPYLLGLEPKIKMLEQNRHFLNQFLKDNDWSIGSVWLAWGNNINLRHYLKEEALHVLSKIRDLNLNIYCIKLTGTGHPYHPSKQSVNRYVGPIDKIEFHPFEIDSYIKKLKQN; encoded by the coding sequence ATGAAGGCAAAATTTATAAGCTTACCAGAAAACAATCCAAACTTTAGATACTATTTGGGCAAAAAGGGTAAGAATAACTTATTGGTTGTGGCATTGAACCCCAGCACGGCCAATGTTCACAAACATGATGGAACTTCCGATAATATCGAAAAAATTACAGCTGTAAATGGGTTTGATGGATGGTTGCTTTTTAATCTTTCACCTCAACGGACACAATACCCTTATTTATTAGGATTAGAGCCAAAAATAAAAATGCTGGAACAAAACCGGCATTTCCTAAACCAATTTCTTAAAGATAATGATTGGAGTATAGGTTCAGTATGGCTGGCATGGGGTAATAATATAAATCTCAGACACTATCTAAAAGAAGAAGCACTTCATGTATTAAGTAAAATTCGTGACTTAAATTTAAACATTTACTGTATTAAATTAACAGGAACCGGGCACCCTTATCATCCTTCTAAACAAAGTGTCAATCGGTACGTTGGCCCAATTGATAAAATAGAATTTCATCCATTCGAAATTGACTCCTACATAAAGAAGTTAAAACAAAACTAA